The Arachis ipaensis cultivar K30076 chromosome B07, Araip1.1, whole genome shotgun sequence genome includes a window with the following:
- the LOC107608876 gene encoding isocitrate dehydrogenase [NAD] regulatory subunit 1, mitochondrial has product MGGRSIAAGSMTLKGMVKHAIGSGRSVTYMPRPGDGAPRGVTLIPGDGIGPLVTRAVEQVMEAMHAPVYFERYEVHGDMKRVPEEVLESIRKNKVCLKGGLKTPVGGGVSSLNVQLRKELDLYASLVNCFNLPGLPTRHHNVDIVVIRENTEGEYSGLEHEVVPGVVESLKVMTKFCSERIAKYAFEYAYLNNRKTVTAVHKANIMKLADGLFLESCRQVATKYPSIKYNEIIVDNCCMQLVSKPERFDVMVTPNLYGNLVANTAAGIAGGTGVMPGGNVGGDHAVFEQGASAGNVGNEKLVEQKEANPVALLLSSAMMLRHLRFPSFADRLETAVKRVISEGKYMTKDLGGVSTTQEVVHAVIANLD; this is encoded by the exons ATGGGTGGAAGAAGCATAGCAGCGGGTTCCATGACGCTGAAGGGGATGGTAAAGCACGCCATTGGAAGCGGGCGGAGCGTGACGTACATGCCGCGGCCAGGGGACGGAGCGCCGAGAGGAGTGACGCTGATACCGGGGGACGGAATAGGGCCTCTTGTGACGAGGGCGGTGGAGCAGGTGATGGAGGCGATGCACGCGCCCGTGTACTTCGAGAGGTACGAGGTGCACGGGGACATGAAGCGCGTGCCGGAGGAGGTGTTGGAGTCGATCAGGAAGAACAAGGTGTGCCTCAAGGGCGGACTCAAGACCCCCGTGGGAGGCGGAGTCAGCTCCCTCAACGTCCAGCTCAGGAAGGAGCTTGATCTCTACGCCTCCCTCGTCAACTGCTTCAACCTCCCCGGCTTGCCCACCCGCCACCACAACGTCGACATCGTTGTCATCCGAGAGAACACCGAGGGCGAGTACTCCGGCCTCGAGCACGAGGTCGTCCCGGGCGTCGTTGAGAGCCTCAAG GTGATGACCAAATTCTGCTCCGAACGAATCGCAAAATATGCATTTGAGTATGCGTACCTGAATAACAGAAAGACAGTGACGGCCGTCCACAAAGCCAACATCATGAAACTTGCCGATGGCCTCTTCTTAGAATCTTGCCGCCAGGTTGCAACCAAATATCCCAGCATCAAGTACAACGAGATCATCGTCGACAATTGCTGCATGCAACTGGTCTCCAAGCCGGAGCGATTCGACGTTATG GTCACTCCCAATCTTTACGGCAATCTTGTGGCAAATACGGCAGCTGGCATCGCCGGAGGTACTGGTGTCATGCCTGGAG GCAATGTTGGGGGCGATCATGCTGTGTTTGAGCAAGGCGCATCCGCAGGAAATGTGGGGAATGAGAAGCTGGTGGAGCAGAAGGAGGCCAATCCAGTTGCTCTGCTTCTCTCCTCAGCCATGATGTTGAGGCATCTTCGGTTCCCTTCCTTCGCAGATCGTCTTGAGACGGCTGTCAAGCGTGTCATTTCTGAGGGTAAGTACATGACTAAAGATCTCGGTGGAGTCAGCACCACCCAGGAGGTTGTCCACGCGGTCATTGCCAACCTCGACTAG
- the LOC107608875 gene encoding protein DETOXIFICATION 45, chloroplastic: MKATHFQSAALYHGLSTSTTRRTSMPIRRPALSCASRISATPSPFITLCAKPASPIQFTSPHDHDDDVPVPALLTNPNSDNSSLRSPESGNTHSHSDVRREILLLTLPALAGQAIDPMAQLMETAYVGRLGTVELASAGVSMTIFNIISKLFNIPLLSVATSFVAEDIAKTAAEEYLSEHSGIQNIGNGKSFERGNRKKQFSSVSTALLLALGIGIFEALALFLGSGILLNLIGVSTENPIHNLAIQFLSLRSVGAPAVVLSLALQGIFRGFKDTKTPVLCLGIGNLSAVFLFPLLMYFFQLGIAGAAISTVLSQYIGTLLMIWFLNKRVELLPPRMENLQFGNYFKSGGFLIGRTLAVLTTMTLGTSMAARQGPVAMAAHQICMQVWLAVSLLTDSLAASAQALIASSLSRNEYKIVKQITNFVLMIGMLTGICLMVILGASFRSLATIFTQDSEVLQVVRTGVLFVSASQPFNALAYIFDGLHYGVSDFPYAGFSMMVVAAISSTFLVFAPSHFGLHGVWMGLALFMALRMVAGFVRVLSKNGPWWFLHRDFQIA, from the exons ATGAAGGCTACCCACTTCCAGAGCGCTGCTCTCTATCATGGCCTCTCCACGTCCACAACCAGAAGAACCTCAATGCCCATCCGCAGACCTGCCCTCTCTTGCGCCTCCCGCATATCTGCTACCCCCTCTCCGTTCATAACCCTCTGCGCCAAACCCGCTTCCCCCATTCAATTCACTTCTCCTCATGATCATGATGATGACGTTCCTGTTCCTGCTCTCCTCACAAATCCGAATTCAGATAACTCCTCTCT TCGATCTCCCGAGAGTGGAAACACACACTCACACTCCGACGTCAGACGCGAGATTCTGCTGCTAACTTTGCCTGCCCTTGCCGGACAGGCAATTGATCCCATGGCACAGTTGATGGAAACAGCTTACGTCGGTCGACTCG GCACTGTGGAATTGGCTTCCGCTGGTGTTTCCATGACCATTTTTAACATCATATCAAAGCTTTTCAATATTCCCCTTCTAAGTGTTGCTACATCTTTTGTTGCTGAGGACATAGCCAAAACTGCTGCCGAAGAATATCTTTCGG AGCACAGTGGTATACAAAATATTGGCAATGGTAAATCCTTCGAAAGAGGCAATCGAAAAAAGCAATTTTCCTCTGTCTCCACTGCTTTGCTATTAGCACTTGGGATTGGAATTTTTGAGGCTTTAGCTCTGTTTCTTGGATCCGGAATACTTCTAAATTTAATTGGTGTATCAACA GAAAATCCAATACACAATCTGGCAATACAATTTCTCTCTCTAAGATCAGTTGGAGCTCCTGCTGTTGTACTTTCTTTGGCTTTACAAGGCATTTTCCGTGGGTTTAAGGATACAAAAACTCCTGTTCTATGCCTAG GTATTGGTAATCTTTCAGCTGTATTTTTATTTCCATTACTCATGTATTTTTTTCAGTTGGGAATAGCTGGTGCCGCCATTTCCACTGTTCTCTCTCA ATATATTGGGACTTTGTTGATGATTTGGTTTCTGAACAAGCGAGTTGAATTACTTCCCCCAAGGATGGAAAACTTACAATTTGGCAATTATTTTAAATCTG GTGGTTTCCTTATTGGAAGAACACTTGCTGTTCTTACAACCATGACACTGGGGACATCTATGGCTGCTCGTCAAGGTCCAGTAGCTATGGCTGCACATCAAATATGTATGCAAGTGTGGTTGGCTGTGTCCCTTCTTACAGACTCATTGGCTGCATCTGCACAG GCCCTTATTGCAAGTTCTCTATCCAGAAATGAATACAAAATTGTGAAGCAAATTACTAATTTTGTATTAATG ATAGGAATGCTCACAGGTATATGCTTGATGGTAATTCTTGGTGCCTCTTTTCGATCTTTGGCAACAATTTTTACCCAAGATTCTGAAGTGTTGCAGGTTGTCAGGACTGGGGTGTTG TTTGTTAGTGCTTCTCAACCTTTTAATGCTCTGGCATATATTTTTGACGGTCTCCACTATGGTGTATCTGATTTTCCATATGCTGGTTTCTCCATG ATGGTTGTGGCAGCAATATCCTCAACCTTTTTGGTATTTGCCCCTTCACATTTTGGCCTTCATGGGGTATGGATGGGATTGGCTCTCTTCATGGCACTCAGAATGGTAGCTGGCTTTGTCAG AGTACTATCAAAGAATGGTCCTTGGTGGTTTCTGCACAGGGATTTTCAAATTGCTTAG
- the LOC107608423 gene encoding uncharacterized protein LOC107608423 isoform X2: MKRNCCLDLRLRSSSSHHRSMNEMLELHNKLVGIIHDGRSCMFDITELQARVIIWVASSQKVEERIVGIQTQALLMYASRGLSVKRSLQEFLQNRKRRCQSTHISDNHNHLN; the protein is encoded by the exons ATGAAGCGAAATTGCTGCCTGGATCTCCGCCTTCGTTCTTCATCCTCCCATCATCGTTCCAT GAATGAGATGTTGGAGCTTCACAATAAACTTGTAGGCATTATTCACGATGGACGCAGCTGCATGTTTGACATAACAGAACTTCag GCAAGAGTGATAATATGGGTGGCAAGTAGTCAAAAAGTGGAAGAGAGGATTGTTGGCATACAAACACAAGCATTGCTAATGTACGCGTCGCGAGGCCTTTCCGTCAAGAGATCGCTTCAGGAATTCCTGCAAAATAGAAAGAGAAGGTGTCAAAGCACCCACATCTCCGACAACCACAACCACCTCAATTAG
- the LOC107609116 gene encoding LOW QUALITY PROTEIN: probable serine/threonine-protein kinase At4g35230 (The sequence of the model RefSeq protein was modified relative to this genomic sequence to represent the inferred CDS: deleted 1 base in 1 codon; substituted 1 base at 1 genomic stop codon): MGCCQSSLMLRVREGGDTHPHPDKKEKEKEKEKENHKDQAPYLRNHQKESLAVAVPATVAPAAPDSWWLSFSEFSLAELKAATDNFSSEFIVSESGDKPPNLVYKGRLRDHWIAVKKFPKAAWPDPKQFVEEASGVGNLRHPRLANLIGYCCDADHRLLVAQYMPNDTLAKHLFHWENQTIEWAMRLRVAHYIAQALNYCSSEGRPLYHDLNAYRVLFDEXEGDPRLSCFGLIKNSRDGKSYSTNLAYTPPEYLRNGRVTPESVIYSFGTVLLDLLSGKHIPPSQALDMIQGKNNMLLMDSHLEGKFSIEEANVVVNLASKCLQYEPRERPDTKDLVTTLAPLHTKPDVHSHIMLGIPKQEEAPSTPQRPLSAMGEACSRMDLTAIHQILVATHYRDDEGTNELSFQEWTQQMRDMLEARKRGDCAFRDKDFKTAIDNYSQFIDVGTMVSPTVFARRSLCYLLCDQPDPALRDAMQAQCVYPDWPTAFYMQSVALAKLDMQKDATDMLNEAAALEEKRQRGGRGS, from the exons ATGGGTTGCTGCCAGTCATCGTTGATGCTGAGAGTGAGAGAGGGAGGAGACACTCACCCTCACCCTGacaagaaggagaaggagaaagagaaggagaaggaaaacCACAAGGATCAGGCCCCCTACCTCCGCAACCACCAGAAGGAGTCCCTCGCAGTCGCAGTCCCAGCCACAGTGGCACCCGCTGCTCCTGACAGCTGGTGGCTCTCCTTCTCGGAGTTCTCGCTGGCGGAGCTGAAGGCCGCCACCGACAATTTCAGCTCCGAATTCATAGTGTCGGAGAGCGGGGACAAGCCCCCTAACCTCGTTTACAAGGGGCGCCTCCGCGACCACTGGATTGCCGTCAAGAAGTTCCCGAAGGCCGCCTGGCCCGATCCCAAGCAGTTCGTGGAAGAGGCCTCCGGCGTCGGCAACCTCCGGCACCCCCGCCTGGCCAATCTCATCGGCTACTGCTGCGACGCTGACCACCGCCTTCTCGTGGCCCAGTACATGCCCAACGACACCCTGGCAAAGCACCTCTTCCACT GGGAGAATCAGACGATTGAGTGGGCCATGCGCTTGAGAGTCGCCCATTATATCGCCCAAGCTTTGAATTATTGCAGCTCCGAGGGCCGCCCCTTGTACCATGATTTGAATGCTTACCGTGTTCTTTTCGACGAG TAGGAAGGTGATCCCCGTCTCTCCTGTTTTGGTTTGATCAAGAACAGCAGGGATGGAAAAAGTTATAGCACAAATCTTGCTTACACTCCTCCTGAATATTTAAGAAATG GAAGGGTCACCCCTGAAAGTGTCATTTACAGCTTTGGGACCGTTCTTCTAGATCTGCTTAGCGGCAAGCACATCCCTCCAAGTCAA GCACTAGATATGATACAGGGTAAAAACAACATGCTTTTGATGGATTCACATTTGGAGGGGAAGTTTTCTATAGAAGAGGCAAATGTAGTTGTTAATCTTGCCTCTAAATGTTTGCAATATGAACCTAGGGAGCGACCTGATACAAAGGATTTGGTTACAACACTTGCTCCACTGCATACAAAACCTGAT GTTCATTCTCACATTATGCTTGGCATTCCAAAACAAGAGGAAGCTCCATCAACCCCACAACGGCCTCTTTCTGCAATGGGAGAAGCTTGTTCTAGAATGGATCTAACTGCAATCCATCAGATCTTGGTTGCGACACACTACAGAGACGATGAGGGAACCAATGAG TTGTCATTCCAAGAGTGGACCCAACAGATGAGAGACATGCTGGAGGCAAGGAAGCGTGGAGACTGTGCATTTCGTGACAAGGATTTTAAGACAGCCATTGATAACTATTCCCAG TTTATTGATGTGGGAACGATGGTCTCCCCAACTGTATTTGCACGGCGCAGTCTGTGCTATCTTTTATGTGATCAGCCAGACCCTGCACTCCGAGATGCAATGCAAGCACAGTGCGTTTATCCAGACTGGCCCACGGCTTTCTATATGCAATCTGTCGCCCTTGCAAAGTTGGACATGCAGAAGGATGCCACGGATATGCTAAATGAGGCTGCTGCATTGGAAGAGAAGAGGCAAAGGGGAGGGAGAGGATCCTAG
- the LOC107608423 gene encoding uncharacterized protein LOC107608423 isoform X1 → MKRNCCLDLRLRSSSSHHRSIICRNEMLELHNKLVGIIHDGRSCMFDITELQARVIIWVASSQKVEERIVGIQTQALLMYASRGLSVKRSLQEFLQNRKRRCQSTHISDNHNHLN, encoded by the exons ATGAAGCGAAATTGCTGCCTGGATCTCCGCCTTCGTTCTTCATCCTCCCATCATCGTTCCAT AATTTGTAGGAATGAGATGTTGGAGCTTCACAATAAACTTGTAGGCATTATTCACGATGGACGCAGCTGCATGTTTGACATAACAGAACTTCag GCAAGAGTGATAATATGGGTGGCAAGTAGTCAAAAAGTGGAAGAGAGGATTGTTGGCATACAAACACAAGCATTGCTAATGTACGCGTCGCGAGGCCTTTCCGTCAAGAGATCGCTTCAGGAATTCCTGCAAAATAGAAAGAGAAGGTGTCAAAGCACCCACATCTCCGACAACCACAACCACCTCAATTAG
- the LOC107610171 gene encoding UDP-glycosyltransferase 82A1: MMRGQIEKKGRRIVILVPYPAQGHLSAMQKVASAFAGMGLEAVIVVPQHIKRWPDEEMVRWVAVEDGLRVGGGAAPDFFEIEWAMEKWMPSELEKVVMGEKVKGEVICVVVDLLASWAIEVASTCGIPCAGFWPAMFAAYRLISSIPHLLQAGLISHTGLPKEEGKNGIVSEAPIISTEDLPWLIGTVAAKKARFKFWRRSMERSRKLKWLLVNSFADERRVGDDSDLSSDPRVFPISAIIINSGGPAGRHRRTISLWEEDRSCMEWLERQEARSVVYVSFGSWVSPIGEARVRSLALALEATGRPFLWVLRSTSGWREGLPAGFVERTSGRGRVVCWAPQTEILQHRSVGCYLTHCGWNSTLEALQFRVRLLCYPLAGDQFLNCAYIVQVWRVGVRLNGFGERDVDEGVGRVMQDEHMDARLASLHQAAIIAAGPPLLNHFLQQIHPSISIH, encoded by the exons atgatgaGGGGGCAGAttgagaagaagggaagaagaatagTAATACTTGTGCCATATCCAGCACAAGGACACCTAAGTGCCATGCAGAAGGTGGCGTCGGCGTTTGCGGGGATGGGATTGGAGGCGGTGATAGTGGTCCCGCAGCACATTAAAAGGTGGCCTGATGAGGAGATGGTGAGGTGGGTGGCGGTGGAAGATGGGCTGAGGGTGGGAGGGGGTGCGGCGCCGGATTTCTTCGAGATAGAGTGGGCAATGGAGAAGTGGATGCCAAGTGAGCTGGAGAAGGTGGTGATGGGTGAGAAGGTGAAGGGAGAGGTGATATGTGTGGTGGTTGACCTGTTGGCCTCCTGGGCCATAGAGGTAGCCTCCACCTGCGGGATCCCCTGTGCCGGCTTCTGGCCCGCCATGTTCGCCGCTTACCGCTTGATCTCCTCCATTCCTCACTTGCTCCAAGCTGGCCTCATTTCTCACACAG GGCTTCCGAAAGAGGAAGGGAAAAATGGGATTGTAAGTGAGGCGCCGATAATTTCAACGGAGGATCTACCTTGGCTGATTGGAACAGTAGCAGCAAAGAAAGCTAGATTCAAATTCTGGAGGAGAAGTATGGAGAGATCAAGGAAGCTGAAGTGGTTGCTGGTGAACTCGTTTGCGGATGAAAGAAGAGTTGGTGATGATTCAGATTTATCATCAGATCCAAGGGTGTTTCCGATAAGCGCTATTATAATAAATAGCGGGGGCCCGGCGGGGAGGCATAGGAGGACGATTAGCTTGTGGGAAGAAGACAGGAGCTGCATGGAGTGGCTTGAAAGGCAGGAAGCAAGGTCGGTTGTATACGTGTCATTCGGAAGCTGGGTGAGTCCGATAGGGGAGGCAAGGGTGAGGAGCCTGGCACTCGCACTGGAGGCTACAGGGAGGCCATTCCTTTGGGTCCTGAGGTCCACTTCAGGGTGGCGTGAGGGCTTGCCAGCTGGCTTTGTGGAGAGGACCAGTGGCAGAGGCCGGGTTGTGTGTTGGGCCCCCCAGACGGAGATCCTGCAGCACCGCTCTGTGGGATGCTACCTCACTCACTGCGGCTGGAACTCCACCTTGGAGGCTTTGCAGTTCCGAGTGAGACTGCTCTGCTACCCTCTCGCGGGCGACCAGTTCTTGAACTGCGCCTACATCGTGCAGGTTTGGAGAGTGGGTGTGAGACTGAATGGGTTTGGAGAGAGGGATGTGGATGAAGGAGTGGGCAGGGTGATGCAGGATGAGCACATGGATGCCCGCTTGGCCTCTCTACACCAAGCTGCTATCATTGCCGCTGGGCCTCCCCTCTTGAACCACTTTCTCCAACAAATACACCCTTCCATTTCCATACACTAG